The following proteins are encoded in a genomic region of Pan troglodytes isolate AG18354 chromosome 2, NHGRI_mPanTro3-v2.0_pri, whole genome shotgun sequence:
- the TREX1 gene encoding three-prime repair exonuclease 1: MGSQALPPGPMQTLIFFDMEATGLPFSQPKVTELCLLAVHRCALESPPTSQGPPPTVPPPPRVVDKLSLCVAPGKACSPAASEITGLSTAVLAAHGRQCFDDNLANLLLAFLRRQPQPWCLVAHNGDRYDFPLLQAELAMLGLTSALDGAFCVDSITALKALERASSPSEHGPRKSYSLGSIYTRLYGQSPPDSHTAEGDVLALLSICQWRPQALLRWVDAHARPFGTIRPMYGVTASARTKPRPSAVTTTAHLATTRNTSPSLGDSRGPKDLPPVKDPGALPGEGLLAPLGLLAILTLAVATLYGLSLATPGE; encoded by the coding sequence ATGGGCTCGCAGGCCCTGCCCCCGGGGCCCATGCAGACCCTCATCTTTTTCGACATGGAGGCCACTGGCTTGCCCTTCTCCCAGCCCAAGGTCACGGAGCTGTGCCTGCTGGCTGTCCACAGATGTGCCCTGGAGAGCCCCCCCACCTCTCAGGGGCCACCTCCCACAGTTCCTCCACCACCGCGTGTGGTAGACAAGCTCTCCCTGTGTGTGGCTCCGGGGAAGGCCTGCAGCCCTGCAGCCAGCGAGATCACAGGTCTGAGcacagctgtgctggcagcgcATGGGCGTCAATGTTTCGATGACAACCTGGCCAACCTACTCCTAGCCTTCCTGCGGCGCCAGCCACAGCCCTGGTGCCTGGTGGCACACAATGGTGACCGCTACGACTTCCCCCTGCTCCAAGCAGAGCTGGCTATGCTGGGCCTCACCAGTGCTCTGGATGGTGCCTTCTGTGtggatagcatcactgcactgaAGGCCCTGGAGCGAGCAAGCAGCCCCTCAGAACACGGCCCAAGGAAGAGCTACAGCCTAGGCAGCATCTACACTCGCCTGTATGGGCAGTCCCCTCCAGACTCGCACACGGCTGAGGGTGATGTCCTGGCCCTGCTCAGCATCTGTCAGTGGAGACCACAGGCCCTCCTGCGGTGGGTGGATGCTCACGCCAGGCCTTTCGGCACCATCAGGCCCATGTATGGGGTCACAGCCTCTGCTAGGACCAAGCCAAGACCATCTGCTGTCACAACCACTGCACACCTGGCCACAACCAGGAACACTAGTCCCAGCCTTGGAGACAGCAGGGGTCCCAAGGATCTTCCTCCAGTGAAGGACCCTGGAGCCCTACCCGGGGAGGGGCTGCTGGCCCCACTGGGTCTGCTGGCCATCCTGACCTTGGCAGTAGCCACACTGTATGGACTATCCCTGGCCACACCTGGGGAGTAG
- the SHISA5 gene encoding protein shisa-5 isoform X3: MGFGATLAVGLTIFVLSVVTIIICFTCSCCCLYKTCRRPRPVVTTTTSTTVVHAPYPQPPSVPPSYPGPSYQGYHTMPPQPGMPAAPYPMQYPPPYPAQPMGPPAYHETLAGGAAAPYPASQPPYNPAYMDAPKAAL, encoded by the exons GTTCGGAGCGACCTTGGCCGTTGGCCTGACCATCTTTGTGCTGTCTGTCGTCACTATCATCATCTGCTTcacctgctcctgctgctgccttTACAAGACGTGCCGCCGACCACGTC CGGTTGTCACCACCACCACATCCACCACTGTGGTGCATGCCCCTTATCCTCAGCCTCCAAGTGTGCCGCCCAGCTACCCTGGACCAAGCTACCAGGGCTACCACACCATGCCGCCTCAGCCAGGGATGCCAGCAGCACCCTACCCAATGCAGTACCCACCACCTTACCCAGCCCAGCCCATGGGCCCACCGGCCTACCACGAGACCCTGGCTG GAGGAGCAGCCGCACCCTACCCCGCCAGCCAGCCTCCTTACAACCCGGCCTACATGGATGCCCCGAAGGCGGCCCTCTGA